Genomic window (Helianthus annuus cultivar XRQ/B chromosome 3, HanXRQr2.0-SUNRISE, whole genome shotgun sequence):
GGGGGCTGCCATTGTTTCGGGGAAGCATTTCGGGGAACAAATTGGGTGAAGGTTTACCGTGAGCGGGGAGCCTGACATATGGTGGGGCCCATTTTTCCAACCAATCAaacaattttgtttttttttttttttttttttttaataaaaaaacaagggtagttaagaggggagtggcgccatcaaattggggtgttaggggagtttaagaggggagttgacgtggcacacggggattggtttggcgtaagagagggcactcacctattaggtgtgcacccccttcacccttaatTATGCTCTATTAAACTCTTACCCAATATCTGTAAAATCAGAATTTCGATCAAATCATACATGGTAGTATACTAGATCTTCTAATTCGTTAAGAGGTTTATCTAAAAAGATTCACAATATAACTTGGAACTGAAGATGTTTCAAATACCACATATATGTGATGGGTTCTATGGTGTGAAATAAGGCCGTACAAGAGTCGATTGGGAGGTTGTTCATACAAATCATATAGGTCTTAATTATGATGTGTTTGTCCTTTTTTTATGTTTGAGCAATAGGTAAAATGTGGTACATAAATCTAAACAAAAGCAATTTATAAATAAGATCTTGAAAAAGTAAATAAGATCTGGAAACTCAAATCAACAAGTTCACATTAccaaaattcaaatcaacaagtTCACTTCAAGGAGTTGAACGTGCAAGTAATTAAAACGGACTCTAATCAGCTGTGATAAGAATGTCACTCATAACTTGCTCAATGATTTCTTTGGATTCCTGAAGCAACGCAATGCTCCTTTGAAGCCTCTCCTTATTTTTAGCCACAGAAGGAGGTTCGTCCAACATCTTTTCTATGCCACCACCTGCAGGCAACATCACCTCATTCAATATTGCTGTCTCCATCTCCTTATTGACAACTTTCCGGATCATAAAACGAAGCTGAAGCGCTAACCAATCCACCATTCGTTTCAGAACAATTCCCCAATAAGCAACCATCCTCATTTTCAAATCAAAGGCTTGTTCCCTTACATTTTCAGGAACATTAAACAAATGATCAATCGTAACCGTGCCATGCCCTTTAAGATTAACCACTTTTGAACGGTTTAAAACTGCCTGTGATAACGTATCATAATCTTTGGACTTCAGTTGATTCCACAAAACAATATAATTAGGGTCACATGTGTAATCTGTGCTCTTCTCCATTTCTATCATTTCAAAAACCCtttttaaaaacttgtttttcattTTTGCCATCAAATTCTGAGTTGCTTTCCTCATAGGAGAATGCAACTGGGGATAACTCCCACAATGATCTATCAAGACTTCAACACAAATGCTCTCAAGATAGTCCCACACTTTGTTTACCAATCTAACGGGTAAATCAGAGATGCTGCTCACTTTTCGTTGTAGCAAGTATAAAAACACATAGTTAGGAAGAAATTGAGGCAACTGGATTCCATTAGCTTCCTTCAAAACCCGCAACTCTTCAACcagaaaattttcagaaatttTGTCATCCGTATGTAGCTCTTTTGAGAAGTCATCTACCATCTCAGCCAACCGAGCATTGCAACACGTATGTTCATTCTCTAAGTCATCAAACTCACCTCTTATCAAAAATTTCTGAAGAGTTTCCTTCAAGGAACCAATGATCTGAGTAAAAGCAATCATTGCTTCAGGGATACTTTTAAGATTCTGTGGTAATTTGTTGAGCTCCAAAACTGAATCATTGAGCTTCTCTTTGATCTTCTTGACAATATCTGGCAAACACTTGGATATGGTCACCGATTGGATTTGAACAAGCTTTTGTGCCAAAACAGGAATACCCACCATGGACTTGTCAATCACAGACAATAAAGGATGACTTTCAAAAAGCTTTGCTTCTATGATTTGAGCTTCATTGTATGTTTCATTATCGATCCGGTTTCTAACACAGACATAGCCGAGCCCAATGTTGACCGCATTTGTAGTAACCTTCTCAAGCAGGCCATTCGGGGATCGGTCAGATTTGGTAACAACAGCGAGTGTCCTCTGTCCAGTGCTGTCCACACGTCGTGACATTCTAATGGATTCACATGTTGTAAAATCAACATCGGCAGAAAGAACATTGAGAATGATACTTTCTTCAGGCTTTATATGCTCCATTATGATATCTGAAATGCTCAAAAAACATGATAGATAACAAATAATATTGACAATTATAATATCTTTAATCTCGCATGCTCATGATCATTCACTATAACAATTATTTGACTTTATTCCCACTTAAGGATACATAAAGA
Coding sequences:
- the LOC110932100 gene encoding dynamin-related protein 4C; this encodes MGKKRKVSNGDQKPKSPPLVSSYNDKIRPILDAVDKLRRLNVTQQGIPLPTIVVVGDQSSGKSSVLESLAGISLPRGQGICTRVPLIMRLQHHLDPVPEFRLQFKEKNVTITEESQIAEAIDLATVEIAGSSKGISNVPLTLVVKKNGVPDLTMIDLPGITRVAVHDQPENIYEQITDIIMEHIKPEESIILNVLSADVDFTTCESIRMSRRVDSTGQRTLAVVTKSDRSPNGLLEKVTTNAVNIGLGYVCVRNRIDNETYNEAQIIEAKLFESHPLLSVIDKSMVGIPVLAQKLVQIQSVTISKCLPDIVKKIKEKLNDSVLELNKLPQNLKSIPEAMIAFTQIIGSLKETLQKFLIRGEFDDLENEHTCCNARLAEMVDDFSKELHTDDKISENFLVEELRVLKEANGIQLPQFLPNYVFLYLLQRKVSSISDLPVRLVNKVWDYLESICVEVLIDHCGSYPQLHSPMRKATQNLMAKMKNKFLKRVFEMIEMEKSTDYTCDPNYIVLWNQLKSKDYDTLSQAVLNRSKVVNLKGHGTVTIDHLFNVPENVREQAFDLKMRMVAYWGIVLKRMVDWLALQLRFMIRKVVNKEMETAILNEVMLPAGGGIEKMLDEPPSVAKNKERLQRSIALLQESKEIIEQVMSDILITAD